In Maridesulfovibrio sp., the following proteins share a genomic window:
- a CDS encoding MarR family transcriptional regulator translates to MLDKLNHAVIEFYEKLSSWEHDVVREKGLTLPQMHTLEVLGIHKSMRMKELAQRMGITTGTLTVLVDRLEDKEFVCRKPHQTDRRSILVELTESGQEMFEEHDRLHLRLIEELTSEFSEEEKVILLGCVEKMNMTF, encoded by the coding sequence GTGCTGGATAAGCTCAACCATGCTGTTATTGAATTTTACGAGAAACTTTCTTCATGGGAGCATGATGTTGTGCGTGAAAAAGGACTGACCCTGCCCCAGATGCACACCCTTGAGGTGCTGGGCATTCATAAGTCCATGCGTATGAAAGAATTGGCTCAGCGTATGGGCATAACCACCGGCACTTTGACCGTGCTGGTCGATCGTCTTGAAGATAAGGAATTTGTCTGCCGCAAACCTCATCAGACAGACCGGCGCTCAATTCTAGTTGAGCTTACGGAAAGTGGGCAGGAGATGTTTGAAGAGCATGACCGATTGCATCTGAGGCTGATTGAAGAGCTGACTTCCGAATTCTCCGAAGAGGAAAAAGTGATCCTGCTCGGCTGCGTTGAAAAGATGAATATGACGTTTTAG
- a CDS encoding sulfite exporter TauE/SafE family protein yields MELDSIFWVAMQSSLFLGLIHGINPCGHSWLVLAPFVCGEKKGTRVFSLTSAFILGTTLACLIIGLTLGSISLTIPDSLTYIVDIVTVVILMLLGSILIIKPELLHSHDHDHDDHDHDDHDHDDHDHDDHDHDDHGHSHDHTHQGCGCSCSHGKSALRSVTVWGMFSIGFVNMIVPCPTVAIMYKYALDSGSVFKGTAVFGSYALGTGTALAAVIYAIYRAAAFVRTLEQHWVEPLVMRTAGMMTIGFAIYSYVNI; encoded by the coding sequence ATGGAATTAGATTCAATATTCTGGGTAGCAATGCAGTCGAGCCTCTTTCTGGGATTAATCCATGGAATCAACCCGTGCGGGCACTCATGGCTGGTGCTGGCTCCGTTTGTGTGCGGAGAGAAAAAGGGTACGCGCGTGTTTTCTTTGACTTCAGCCTTCATTCTGGGGACCACTCTGGCCTGTTTGATTATCGGGCTGACGCTGGGGTCCATCTCCTTGACCATCCCGGATTCGCTGACATACATCGTGGATATCGTCACCGTGGTAATTCTGATGCTGCTGGGCTCAATCCTGATTATTAAGCCCGAATTGCTGCATAGCCACGACCACGACCACGACGACCACGACCACGACGACCACGACCACGACGACCACGATCACGACGACCACGATCACGATGACCATGGTCATAGCCATGACCACACTCATCAAGGATGTGGATGTTCATGCAGCCACGGAAAATCAGCTTTGCGCAGCGTCACTGTATGGGGTATGTTTTCAATCGGTTTTGTGAATATGATTGTTCCTTGTCCCACTGTGGCCATCATGTATAAATATGCCCTTGATTCCGGAAGTGTTTTCAAAGGGACTGCTGTTTTCGGCAGTTACGCGCTGGGCACGGGAACAGCCCTCGCGGCTGTGATTTATGCCATTTATCGTGCGGCTGCATTTGTGCGTACCCTTGAGCAGCATTGGGTTGAGCCGCTGGTTATGCGCACCGCCGGGATGATGACTATCGGTTTTGCAATCTACAGTTACGTTAATATATAA
- the ybaK gene encoding Cys-tRNA(Pro) deacylase translates to MTPAINIAKKKKIKFNVHEYEHDPSAEAYGKEAAEKLGVDPARVFKTLVAGSGRDLFVAVVPVMKMLDLKALAKALKVKKIAMADVKLVERTTGYVVGGVSPLGQKKILPTVIDSSAEDFETIYVSGGKRGLDIELSPQDLAGLLRGIFADIAR, encoded by the coding sequence ATGACACCTGCAATTAATATCGCCAAGAAAAAGAAGATTAAATTCAATGTTCATGAATACGAACATGACCCGTCTGCCGAAGCCTACGGCAAAGAAGCTGCGGAAAAACTGGGAGTAGACCCGGCGCGCGTTTTCAAAACCCTTGTTGCCGGGAGTGGGCGCGATTTATTCGTGGCTGTGGTTCCGGTTATGAAAATGCTCGATCTCAAAGCTCTTGCCAAGGCATTGAAGGTCAAGAAGATTGCCATGGCTGACGTTAAATTGGTGGAGCGTACTACCGGATATGTTGTCGGCGGAGTAAGTCCGCTGGGGCAGAAAAAAATTCTGCCAACAGTAATTGATTCATCTGCAGAAGATTTCGAGACAATATACGTCAGCGGCGGCAAGCGCGGGCTTGATATTGAACTCAGTCCACAGGATTTAGCCGGTTTGTTACGAGGAATTTTTGCTGACATCGCACGGTAA
- a CDS encoding ABC transporter ATP-binding protein, with amino-acid sequence MTIEVSNLSYCYSGGVLALNNISFSLKQGETVALLGHNGSGKSTLVRHFNGLLKPTGGTVSVNSVATVGEKVSVLAGKVAMLFQNPDDQICKATVWDEVAFGPENLGYEPERISVLVEKFLSVFGLLDRKDRNPHDLGFSERKRLVMASVLAMDTGIVVFDEPTAGLDPLEISMLEGEISKLGEQGRTVVIISHDMDFVAENCSRAICLENGSKRFDGNVSDLFSNSFLIERCGLLAPQVVQLADHYNLRLDEITPQGFINKILV; translated from the coding sequence ATGACCATTGAGGTTTCTAATTTATCCTACTGCTATAGCGGCGGAGTGCTGGCGCTGAATAATATTTCATTTAGTCTGAAACAGGGGGAAACTGTTGCGCTGCTCGGGCATAACGGATCGGGCAAAAGTACTCTTGTGCGCCATTTTAATGGTTTGCTTAAGCCTACGGGCGGAACTGTTTCGGTGAATTCTGTTGCAACTGTCGGTGAGAAGGTTTCTGTTCTGGCCGGGAAAGTTGCAATGTTATTCCAGAACCCGGATGATCAGATATGTAAGGCCACCGTTTGGGATGAAGTTGCCTTCGGGCCTGAAAATCTTGGATATGAGCCAGAGCGTATAAGTGTGCTTGTCGAGAAGTTTTTATCTGTATTCGGTCTGCTTGACCGGAAGGACCGCAATCCGCATGATCTGGGTTTCAGCGAGCGCAAGCGGCTGGTTATGGCTTCGGTGCTGGCTATGGATACCGGGATAGTGGTTTTTGATGAACCGACAGCGGGGCTTGATCCCCTTGAAATATCCATGCTTGAGGGCGAGATATCAAAACTCGGCGAGCAGGGACGGACAGTTGTGATAATCAGTCATGATATGGACTTTGTGGCTGAAAATTGCTCACGCGCGATCTGCCTTGAAAATGGCAGTAAGCGGTTTGACGGCAATGTGTCAGACCTGTTCAGTAATAGTTTTTTGATAGAACGGTGCGGGCTACTGGCTCCGCAGGTTGTTCAACTGGCTGATCATTATAATCTGAGGTTAGACGAAATCACCCCTCAGGGATTTATCAATAAGATTTTGGTCTAG
- a CDS encoding ABC transporter ATP-binding protein — protein MSLIEIENFSYTYATAARPALSGLNLKIGAGEFVALIGANNSGRSTICNALCGAVPQLYHGQVEGRVRVCEKDTAETPLAELAESVSLVMQNPERQLSGIRFTIAEEVGFSLENRGVERREIISRVGKALALTGLSDLADRSPHCLSGGQLQKVVLAAALACETPVLVLDEPTTFLDPLAAKQVFEILDGLRSSGTTIVLVEQRMESIAYYADRVLALHEGRIVLDGPPSEVLISPVVKDIGLDWTRFTKVSGIARDHGCWAEDRKQAVTLSGTVAGLDAAQEIRHDH, from the coding sequence ATGTCCCTAATTGAGATTGAAAATTTTTCCTACACTTACGCTACTGCTGCGCGACCTGCTCTAAGCGGTTTGAATTTGAAAATCGGGGCAGGTGAATTCGTGGCACTGATCGGGGCGAACAATAGCGGCAGGTCGACGATTTGCAATGCCCTTTGCGGAGCTGTCCCCCAGCTTTATCATGGCCAAGTTGAAGGGCGTGTCCGGGTTTGCGAAAAGGACACGGCAGAGACTCCGCTGGCGGAGCTGGCAGAATCGGTGTCCCTTGTCATGCAGAACCCGGAACGGCAGCTTTCAGGTATCCGTTTCACTATAGCCGAAGAGGTTGGTTTCAGCCTTGAGAACAGGGGGGTGGAACGCAGAGAAATTATAAGCCGGGTGGGAAAGGCTCTGGCTCTGACCGGGCTTTCAGACCTCGCGGATCGTTCGCCGCACTGCCTTTCAGGCGGACAATTGCAAAAAGTAGTTCTTGCAGCTGCTCTGGCTTGTGAAACTCCGGTGCTGGTTCTTGATGAGCCGACCACTTTTCTTGATCCTCTGGCTGCAAAACAGGTTTTCGAGATTCTGGACGGCTTGCGCAGCAGTGGAACGACCATTGTGCTGGTCGAACAGCGCATGGAGAGTATTGCCTATTATGCAGACCGTGTGCTGGCTCTGCACGAAGGTAGAATTGTGCTGGACGGTCCGCCCTCTGAGGTACTTATTTCTCCTGTAGTTAAAGATATCGGTCTGGATTGGACTCGTTTCACCAAGGTTTCGGGGATCGCCCGTGACCATGGCTGCTGGGCAGAAGACAGGAAACAGGCCGTTACATTGAGCGGAACCGTGGCAGGGCTGGATGCTGCTCAGGAGATCAGGCATGACCATTGA
- a CDS encoding energy-coupling factor transporter transmembrane component T: MQTANVSLFCAGKSSIHSVHPLSKLALVLLTGVAVYCAPGGIWPDVGFWVLSSVLAIWAGVAVRVWKFLFATLLPIALFMIPIHGLLYPGNQTVLATYHGISLYLEGLHFAGIVLLQLAAILSMSLLFVFTTDPADLITSLIQSGMPSSLAYVCGSPLLMLPAMRARVKTIQDAQRSRGLDSEGGLLNRAKSIAPLISPLILGAFSEIEQRAIALELRGFRSRCPRTSMRIVQDSAGQRIARVLMILVCVLLLIYKTILYRYVPN; the protein is encoded by the coding sequence TTGCAGACTGCAAATGTATCCCTGTTTTGCGCAGGGAAATCAAGTATCCACTCCGTCCACCCCCTGAGCAAGCTTGCACTTGTGCTGCTTACGGGGGTGGCGGTTTATTGTGCTCCCGGTGGTATCTGGCCTGATGTTGGATTTTGGGTCCTGAGCTCGGTTCTGGCAATTTGGGCGGGTGTCGCCGTTCGTGTCTGGAAATTCCTCTTCGCTACTCTTCTTCCCATTGCCCTGTTTATGATCCCTATTCACGGGCTGCTTTATCCCGGCAACCAGACCGTTCTGGCCACATATCACGGGATATCCTTATACCTTGAAGGGCTGCATTTCGCGGGAATTGTGCTTTTGCAGTTAGCGGCGATTTTGAGCATGTCTCTGCTCTTTGTTTTTACTACTGATCCGGCTGATCTGATTACTTCTCTGATTCAGTCCGGAATGCCTTCTTCGCTGGCTTATGTCTGCGGAAGTCCCTTGCTCATGCTTCCGGCTATGCGGGCGAGGGTTAAGACCATTCAGGATGCGCAAAGGTCTCGTGGTCTTGATTCGGAGGGAGGGCTTCTGAACAGGGCCAAATCTATTGCGCCTTTGATATCTCCTCTGATTCTGGGAGCCTTTTCCGAGATTGAGCAAAGGGCCATAGCTTTGGAGTTGCGGGGCTTCCGTTCCAGATGTCCGCGTACTTCCATGCGCATCGTTCAAGATTCAGCAGGTCAGCGAATTGCAAGAGTGCTGATGATACTGGTTTGCGTTTTGCTTCTGATCTATAAAACAATATTGTACCGCTATGTCCCTAATTGA
- a CDS encoding ECF transporter S component, whose product MGISSEFKKDFTTFTWVLIAVAIVINIAVGQLVSLLKLPIFLDSIGTVLVAVLAGPWAGGLAGLVTNLIWGVISSPVAAAFSPVAMVIGIAAGYCARMGMFKNWWTAILAGLIITVFNSVVAVPIRLYMFGGVTGSGADFAMAYLLALGRDLFGSVVVTVFTANVIDKVVTAVLVWGIVKGLPERAAARFPMLSKA is encoded by the coding sequence ATGGGTATCAGTTCAGAATTCAAAAAAGATTTCACAACATTTACATGGGTGTTGATAGCGGTGGCAATTGTTATCAATATCGCTGTGGGCCAGCTTGTTTCACTTCTTAAACTTCCTATTTTTCTCGATTCCATAGGAACAGTGCTGGTGGCAGTGCTTGCCGGACCATGGGCTGGCGGACTTGCAGGGCTTGTTACAAACCTGATCTGGGGTGTTATTTCATCCCCGGTTGCTGCTGCTTTTTCTCCTGTTGCCATGGTTATCGGTATTGCCGCAGGATATTGCGCAAGAATGGGTATGTTCAAAAACTGGTGGACTGCCATTCTCGCCGGTTTGATAATTACAGTTTTCAACTCCGTGGTTGCCGTTCCTATCCGCCTTTACATGTTCGGCGGAGTTACCGGAAGTGGTGCTGATTTCGCTATGGCTTACCTGCTGGCACTTGGCCGTGATCTTTTCGGGTCCGTGGTAGTTACCGTGTTTACGGCAAATGTTATTGATAAAGTCGTCACAGCCGTCTTGGTATGGGGAATTGTGAAAGGGTTGCCCGAAAGGGCTGCAGCCCGTTTTCCTATGTTGTCCAAGGCCTAA
- a CDS encoding PPC domain-containing DNA-binding protein: MESLALRLKPGQDLLLELEKVVQEQGIEAACVLTCVGSLTHAVLRFANQSRSTELTGHFEIVSLTGVLSRHGSHFHIAISDGEGKTIGAHLLEGSRIYTTAEIVLGVFPEYSFLRTFDPDTGYPELEIKS; this comes from the coding sequence ATGGAGTCATTGGCACTCAGGCTGAAACCGGGGCAGGATCTTCTGCTGGAGCTGGAAAAAGTCGTGCAGGAGCAGGGAATAGAAGCAGCATGTGTGCTGACCTGTGTAGGGAGTCTGACCCATGCGGTGCTGCGTTTTGCCAATCAGTCCCGGAGCACTGAGCTGACCGGGCATTTCGAGATAGTATCCCTGACCGGGGTGCTTTCCCGGCACGGCTCCCATTTTCATATAGCCATTTCAGACGGAGAAGGGAAAACCATCGGGGCGCACCTGCTGGAAGGCAGCAGAATATACACAACCGCTGAAATCGTGCTGGGTGTTTTTCCAGAGTATTCTTTTCTTAGAACATTTGATCCAGATACCGGGTATCCGGAACTGGAAATCAAATCATAA
- a CDS encoding PaaI family thioesterase: protein MSDYESYMKNLTEGNPVDNPFLDFMGIRAEEIREGYARMSMEIRPEFIQGAGNIQGGLSIALSSETAAHAVMTTLNSGEDMVTVELKNNFLATASKGRLTAEATVFKRGRTLIIVDTVVRDDHAKDISRSSATLMVLRRE from the coding sequence ATGTCGGATTATGAGTCGTATATGAAGAATCTGACCGAAGGCAATCCGGTTGATAATCCTTTTTTGGATTTTATGGGAATCAGGGCAGAAGAAATCCGTGAGGGCTATGCCCGGATGAGCATGGAAATCAGACCCGAATTTATACAAGGGGCTGGTAATATTCAGGGCGGGCTGTCCATTGCCCTTTCCAGCGAAACAGCTGCTCACGCGGTGATGACCACCCTTAATTCCGGTGAGGATATGGTGACCGTGGAGTTGAAAAATAATTTTCTGGCTACAGCTTCCAAGGGGCGGCTCACTGCGGAAGCAACAGTCTTCAAGCGTGGCCGGACATTGATCATTGTGGATACCGTTGTCCGTGATGATCATGCGAAAGATATTTCGCGCAGCAGTGCTACTTTAATGGTGCTAAGGCGTGAGTGA
- a CDS encoding YitT family protein, whose protein sequence is MDKRIRKISDSLAWNIFLMAAGAFVFIVGYNGIAAHQNFVPGALYGLAVVIQKISPEYSLSRWYLLLNIPLFLLAWKGVSRRFFFLNLLTMGLVTVMTSYVHLDLGIRNEMYAAIASGAVMGAGCGMILRTYGGGGGLDVVAVILNQRYGVRFGAFYFIINAAVMTFALSRYTPDKIIASLLMLFISSVVTEYVLSLFNQRKAVRVISRKAEIIVHELTRKRNMHATLIPGRGGFSGEPIDMVYSITDNLRLRSLEQVVFDIDPEAIFVVENTFSVIGQNINKRKAY, encoded by the coding sequence ATGGATAAAAGAATCAGAAAAATCAGTGACTCCCTTGCCTGGAATATTTTTCTTATGGCTGCGGGAGCCTTTGTTTTCATTGTCGGGTACAACGGCATCGCCGCACATCAGAATTTTGTTCCCGGAGCCCTTTACGGTCTCGCTGTTGTCATACAGAAGATATCACCGGAATATTCATTATCCCGGTGGTATTTGCTTTTGAACATCCCTCTGTTCCTGCTGGCATGGAAAGGGGTCAGCCGCAGATTTTTTTTCTTGAATTTGCTGACCATGGGACTGGTGACAGTGATGACATCCTATGTTCACCTTGATCTTGGTATTCGCAATGAAATGTATGCGGCCATTGCTTCTGGTGCTGTGATGGGGGCCGGGTGCGGCATGATATTGAGGACTTACGGCGGTGGCGGAGGACTTGATGTTGTCGCGGTCATTCTCAACCAGCGTTACGGAGTCAGATTCGGTGCTTTTTACTTTATAATTAATGCTGCGGTCATGACTTTCGCCCTCAGCCGCTATACACCGGACAAGATTATAGCTTCGCTGCTTATGCTTTTCATCAGCTCAGTTGTCACCGAGTATGTTCTTTCCCTGTTCAACCAGCGCAAAGCCGTTCGCGTAATTTCCCGCAAAGCGGAAATAATTGTGCATGAGCTGACCCGCAAAAGGAACATGCATGCCACGCTTATTCCCGGTAGGGGTGGGTTCTCCGGTGAACCGATAGACATGGTTTATTCTATTACTGACAATTTGCGTCTGCGGTCTCTGGAACAGGTGGTTTTCGATATTGACCCTGAAGCGATCTTTGTCGTCGAGAATACCTTCAGCGTGATCGGGCAAAATATCAATAAACGTAAAGCCTATTAG